Part of the Bifidobacterium sp. ESL0775 genome is shown below.
TCCGACAAGGTCTTCGTCATCTCCTTCATCTCCAACGTCCTGACGGCGACCCTGCTCGTCTTGCTCGGCAACCAGCTCGGCGTCGGCTCCCAGCTGCAAACCGCCGTCATCGTCGTGCTCGGCATACGAATCTTCTCCAACGTTTCCGCTATACGCCGGTTCATTTTCAAGGGCTGATGGACCATGGAACACAACAAGACGCATGACATCCTGAACCGCATGCACATCCAGCATGCGCAGGATAAGGAGAACGACCGGACCGACACCGGTTCCTTCCCCGTGGTCAGGAAAAAACCGCCACGCCAAATCGGGGGAGGCATCGCCTCGCGGCTCATGACCAGCCTGCTCATCGTGTTTCTGTGCGCGTTTCTCGGCTTTGGTTATGCCATCCAGCTCAACAACAAGACCTCGAGCTATGAGACGATGAGCGAGGAGGAACTCACCCGGCTCATCAGCGAGACGAGTACACAGGTCCAGAACCTCCAGCAGCGCAAGACCGAGCTCACCGGCCAGCTCAACTCGCTCAAGGCCGCCGCGGACAAGCAGCAGGAGGCCCAGCGCATCGCCAAGGAGAACGAGGACACCAGCGGCATTCTCTCCGGCAGGTTGCCGGCCGAAGGTAAGGGCGTCATCATCACCATCTCGCAGGGCTCCAAGGAGAACATCGACGCCGCGACCATGTTCCAGTTGCTGGAGGAGCTGCGCAACGCCGGCGTCGAAGTCATGGCCTTGGACAACGTGCGCGTGGTCACCTCCACCTACGTCACCGACACGAAAAAGGGCCTGGAATGCGACGGGCAGAAGCTCAAGACCCCGTATACCGTCAAGGCCATCGGCGACCCGCAGAACCTGCAGAACGCCGTCAACATCGCGGGCGGCGTCGGCTCGCGGTTCAAGGTGAAATTCGGCGCCGACGTCACCGTGACACCCTCGGATAGTGTAGATATCAGCGAGACTCGCGACGTTGGACAATATCAGTACGCGAAAACGGTAGAATAGAACCATGACTAATCCGATTCCAAGCGCGGGAGAGACGACCATTATCGGCCTGCCCGCTGTCAATATCCCTGTCACCTCCGCTGGAGACCGTCCGCTGACGCAGGAGGACCTCGACACCATCACCAAGCTTTCGCCGGGTTCGGCGTTGCTGATTTCCACCAGGGGAGCGGTGTCCGGCTCGCGTTACCTGCTCGATGAGGACGAGGTCAGCGTCGGCCGCGACCCTCATGCGGACATCCTGCTGGACGATTCCACGGTCTCCCGTGCCCACGCGGTGTTTCGTCGTGTTGGCGACACTTTCGAGGTGGTCGATGCCGGCAGCCTTAACGGCACGTATGTCAACCGCCAGCGCGTCGATCGCGCGACGCTCCACAACGGTGACGAGATCATGATAGGGAAGTTCCGTCTCGTGTTCTTCGCACCGAACGCCGCGCCCGTGAAGTGAAGTTCGCGCTGAGGTACTTGAGAACTCGATAATCGAACTCACGTTGATGATGGATGGGAGGAACATGGCAACGAACGTCAATCACATGGCGTCATCCGCCGCTGGTTCCTTGCCTGATTCCGTTGCTCAGACGCATAATTCGTCGCGCGGATCCGTTCAGTCGGTCGATCTGGTGCAGGGGGAGTTGTTCTCCGAAACCGGTGACGAGGATGTGACGAGAGGCTATCGTGGGACTGTTGCCTCGAAGGTGGCCGGCATCACCTACCGCCAGCTCGATTACTGGGCGCGCAAGCAGATCGTCGTCCCCTCCATCACGCCCTCGCATGGGTCTGGCTCGCGTAGGCTTTACTCCTTCAAGGACGTCCTCATCCTCGCCGTTTCCAAGAAACTGCTGGACACGGGCGTCAACCTGCAGAACGTCACCGCGGCCATCGCTTTCCTCTCGCGCCACAAGACTGCTGAACTCGAGCACATGACCATCATCTGCGACGGCCAGGATGTCAAGGAATGCGAGAGCGGCGACGAGGTGTTGAGATTGATCGACCAGGGCACGGCCGTGTTCGCGGTTTCGGTGGGGAAGTTGTGGCACCAGGTCGAACAGGACCTGGAGAACGAGAAATACGTCGACGTGACGCCTACGTCCGAGACGGCCTCCGCATTGCCCATCTCGCCCATCGACGATATCGCCGCCGCCAGAATGCGCGAGAAGCTCGAGGCCCAACGTCTCGAACGCCAGCTGCAGCATTGATTACTGTTTGTACGTTGATTATTATCTAGAACTGTCATTTTACAATATTTCGTGAGAGTATTTTGAAAGTTTCTTTTTCGATCGGAGAACAGATGGCCTTGATGCCCGGATTCCTTTGGATTTTCGCTCTGCTGTGGGCGGTGGCGATCTGTGCGATCTGCATCGTCAAAGGCGCGTTGCGCAAGAAAAGCGACCATAGGCCAGTCAAGACCGTGCCATGGTCCGTCATCCTTATGCATGTGTTCTCGTTGATCCTGTGCTGTGCGCCATACGCCGTCTACAAGCTCAACAGAGCCCAGATCCAAGTCTCGACGCGTCACTGGTACGCGTCGCTAGGCATTCCATCAGCCATCGTCCTAGGCGTTTTCTTCGTCGCCGAGCTGGTCCTGATGTTCCTGCAAGCCAGGCGTGCCCAACGTGACATCGTCGACGATGTTCTGTCCAACCATCATCACGTAACTAAACAGTAGAAGTGTTACGCGAGCGGTTATGTAAGCAAGTGAAGCTTGGTATATAACCGCGAGACGCTGGAAACGTACTGGTGGTGGGGTTGCGTCACGTTATGTAAGCCAGGCGCAGCTTGGGTATATAACGTGACGACGTTATGTCAGATTTCTTTGAAATCTGACATAACGTACATTATCGGATTTACCATTACCATTAACCAGTTACGTGCCAGCTGAGTTTCTGCTCTATTTGTATTCCATTGTTCTGAATGACTTCCAGCAACATCGCCCAACATTTTCACACGATATTTCGGTTCACGAATTTTCAAACTTTTCTCATCGCGATTCTAAGAGACACGCACACAAATCCAAATACAAAAAACGGTGACCACTTGATCATTCAAGCAGTCACCGTTCGAAAATTATTTGTTCAATCGAACCGAGCGCAAAATCAACTCACTCGTAATCCGGGAACCAGCCTTCGCGATGCATCTTCAAGCGTTTGTCAAGCAGTTCCTTGAGCTCGTCTTCAGTGCGGCGTTCCATAAGCATGTCCCAATGCGTACGTGTCGGCTTCTTGATCTCGTCGATCTCGTCCGGATCGGCATCGTCGCGCTTGGCGACCTCGCCGCAACGGCATTCCCATTCCGCAGGAACCTCGGCGCCTTCGGCGAACGGAAGAATCGTACGATGGCCTTTCGGGCATACGTACGTCACATCGGTCCTTGCCGCAAAATCAACATTTTCATCGGATTCGAGTGATTTGGCTCCGATACTCATACCGCGCAGGCTGCGTTCCGCCATACATTCTCCTTGTCAATTATCTATTTCTAAAGTACAGAACAGTTCGGACGATTGGATTATTCCCGGACTCGGGCCATGGCGAACGTCAGTCCACGCCGGAATACGCCACGATGCCACGGTTGATGAGCTGGTTCGCCTTCCTGGCAGCCTCGGCCAGATGAGGGTCATCGTTGTCGTAGTACGGCCCTGCCGAGGCGATCTGCTGGAGGATGTCGGAAAGGCGTTTGGCGTTGC
Proteins encoded:
- a CDS encoding small basic family protein: MAAVLGLIIGVIIGIFVKPDIPIVLQPYLPIMVVAALDALLGAARAYFERSFSDKVFVISFISNVLTATLLVLLGNQLGVGSQLQTAVIVVLGIRIFSNVSAIRRFIFKG
- a CDS encoding DUF881 domain-containing protein; the protein is MEHNKTHDILNRMHIQHAQDKENDRTDTGSFPVVRKKPPRQIGGGIASRLMTSLLIVFLCAFLGFGYAIQLNNKTSSYETMSEEELTRLISETSTQVQNLQQRKTELTGQLNSLKAAADKQQEAQRIAKENEDTSGILSGRLPAEGKGVIITISQGSKENIDAATMFQLLEELRNAGVEVMALDNVRVVTSTYVTDTKKGLECDGQKLKTPYTVKAIGDPQNLQNAVNIAGGVGSRFKVKFGADVTVTPSDSVDISETRDVGQYQYAKTVE
- a CDS encoding FHA domain-containing protein — encoded protein: MTNPIPSAGETTIIGLPAVNIPVTSAGDRPLTQEDLDTITKLSPGSALLISTRGAVSGSRYLLDEDEVSVGRDPHADILLDDSTVSRAHAVFRRVGDTFEVVDAGSLNGTYVNRQRVDRATLHNGDEIMIGKFRLVFFAPNAAPVK
- a CDS encoding MerR family transcriptional regulator, whose amino-acid sequence is MATNVNHMASSAAGSLPDSVAQTHNSSRGSVQSVDLVQGELFSETGDEDVTRGYRGTVASKVAGITYRQLDYWARKQIVVPSITPSHGSGSRRLYSFKDVLILAVSKKLLDTGVNLQNVTAAIAFLSRHKTAELEHMTIICDGQDVKECESGDEVLRLIDQGTAVFAVSVGKLWHQVEQDLENEKYVDVTPTSETASALPISPIDDIAAARMREKLEAQRLERQLQH
- a CDS encoding RNA polymerase-binding protein RbpA, with product MAERSLRGMSIGAKSLESDENVDFAARTDVTYVCPKGHRTILPFAEGAEVPAEWECRCGEVAKRDDADPDEIDEIKKPTRTHWDMLMERRTEDELKELLDKRLKMHREGWFPDYE